The DNA segment TGTGTCTACGAGGGTTTCAAAAGAAGTGGTGAGTATACCTGTTCATCCCCATCTATCTGAAGACGAGTTAAAATATATAGTTGAAACCGTGAATAAGTGGTGATATAATGAATATAGGTGTTATAGGCGTCGGTAACATGGGTCGGAACCATCTCCGCGTCTACTCTGAATTAAGATGGGTTGATAGAGTATACTATTACGACTCTGATCCTGTGAAACTCACTCAAATATCAGGTAAATTCGAAGATTGCACACCGTGCGAATCTATGCAAGAATTACTGAAGAAAGTTGACGCCGTAAGCGTCTGTGTTCCCACAGAGAAACATTTCGAAGTAGTTAAAGTTTGCTTAGAGCAAGGCGTGAACGTGTTAGTGGAGAAACCGGTTGTAGCTAATTTAAAAGAGGGTGAAGAATTGTTAAAAATTCATAGTAAAAGCGAGCTCATCTTAGGGGTAGGTCATATAGAAAGATTTAACCCGATTATCCGAGAGGCTACTAAACTTTTAGATAACCCGAGATATGTCGAGATTAAAAGACATAACCCCGCTTCAGCGAGAGTTACAACTTCATCAGTTATAGATGATTTAATGATTCATGACATAGATATTGTTTGGAATATTTTCTTTAATGGGAGAGCTAACTATGAAATTCATCCCTACGGTGATTACAATTTCTGCATGGTTGTAGCGGTCTTCGATAAAAACATTGTATTTTTATCAGCTAGTCGTCTTTCACCTAGAAAAATCAGGACAATATATATTGAAGGAGACGGTTTCTCTGTAGAGGGTAACTTCATGGATCAGGAAGTTTACGTTTACAAGAAGCCTTCTAAGTATTCTGTTGAAGACGATAAATATATTCAGGAAAATGTTATAGAGAAAGTTTTAATCAATAAAATTGAGCCCTTAAAAGAAGAGCTAAAACAGTTCGTAACATCCGTGAAAACCGGTAAACCTTTTCCCGTAACTCTTGAGCAAGCATTACTTAACTTGAAAATCGTTGAGGTGATAAAAAATAAGCTTCAAACATCCAACAGCCGTTGTTGAAAGCGATAAAATAGGAGCTGGGACTAAGATATGGCACTTCGCTCATATACGGGAAGGAGCTGAGATCGGCCGAAACTGCGTTATAGGTAAATCAGTATATATTGATACTGGTGTAAAAATAGGAGACGGGGTTAAAATCCAAAACTTCGTGTCAGTTTATAAAGGTGTTATAATCGAAAACGACGTCTTCATAGGACCCTCTGTCACCTTTACCAACGACTTGTTCCCCCGTGCCTATATATGGGATGAGAGTCGCCTCACTCCAACCCTTGTTAAAAAAGGCGCCAGCATAGGCGCTAACTCTACTGTTATCTGTGGTATAACTATCGGAGAATACGCTCTTATAGGCGCCGGCAGCGTAGTAGCCAAGGATGTTCCAGCTTTCGGATTAGCTTATGGGAACCCTGCTCGACTTAAAGGCTACGTATGCTACTGTGGTAGAAAATTAGTTAAAGTATGTGAGAAGAAAGCTGATAAAACAATTTACTCTTGCTCTTATTGTGGTAGTAAAGTTGAGATAAAAAATTATTAAGTGTAAGTCTCTTACATAGGGGGAAACCGGGTTGAAGGATAAAATAGCGGTGGTAGGTTTAGGCGCAGCTGGTCTTCCCTTAGCGGCCGTAATCGCATCGAATAATATAGATGTTATAGGCGTAGACATAGATGCTAAAAAATGTGAACTAATAAATAGCGGCGTTAACCCGCTGCCAGAGGAACCAGGCTTACATGATCTTATTAAAGAATACGGAGGAGGAAAATTAAAAGCGTCCACCAACTATACAGACGCAGCTAGCTGCAATGTTTACATTATAATAGTCCCCTTATTCATCGACGAAAACCACATGCCAGACTACAAGCATTTACAGAAGGCTGTTAAAAATATCAGCGAGGTATTAAAGCGCGGTGACATTGTAGTTGTGGAAACCACTGTCCCGCCGTATACTACTGAAACATTAATTAAAAAATGGTTGGAGGAGGGGGCGAATCTTAAACTAGGAGACTTTTATTTGGCTTGCTCACCTGAAAGAATAATGACAGGCTACAGTCTATCCCGTCTAAAGGAGTTCCCAAAAGTTGTAGGCGGAGTTGATAGTGAGAGCGGTTTGAAAGCATACGATGTATATAAACAATTCATCCCGAAAATTAAACTAGTCTCCTCAGCTAGAGTAGCCGAGTTCATAAAAATAATTGAAGGCTGTTATAGAGATGTTAATATAGCTTTAGCTAACGAACTCTTTAAAATAGCTTCAATTCTAGAAGTAGATTTTAATGAGGCTAGGGAATACGCTAATCACGCTTACTGTAACATACACCTTCCATCTACAGGAGTAGGCGGCCACTGTATCCCTTACTACCCATGGTTCTTAATAAAAGAGGTTGAGAGAAGGGGATTCTACAATTATTCAAATCTTTTAAAAACAGCTAGAGTAATAAATGATGAAATGGTCTACTACTGGGTTAACGTTATTTTAGAAAACTGTCTTAAAATAAATAAACCCTTAAACCAAGTGAAAATCTGTATAAAAGGCATAACGTTCAGGAAAGGTATTAAAAGTACTCATTATAGTAGAAATATGAAGATCGCTGAAATACTTAAAGATAAAGGGTTTAACGTCTACGTTTTTGATGAAATGCTCTCGAAAAAAGAGATTGAAAGCTTAGGGTTCAATCAACTTCAACCAGATTTAGCGGATTTAGTATTCGACAGCTTCAAATTAGAGATAAAAATAAATGCAAGGGCTTAAAGTTAGATGGTTAATATGAAAATCTCTTCCGTGGTTGGAGC comes from the Candidatus Odinarchaeum yellowstonii genome and includes:
- a CDS encoding N-acetyltransferase — protein: MSFKHPTAVVESDKIGAGTKIWHFAHIREGAEIGRNCVIGKSVYIDTGVKIGDGVKIQNFVSVYKGVIIENDVFIGPSVTFTNDLFPRAYIWDESRLTPTLVKKGASIGANSTVICGITIGEYALIGAGSVVAKDVPAFGLAYGNPARLKGYVCYCGRKLVKVCEKKADKTIYSCSYCGSKVEIKNY
- a CDS encoding Gfo/Idh/MocA family oxidoreductase — its product is MNIGVIGVGNMGRNHLRVYSELRWVDRVYYYDSDPVKLTQISGKFEDCTPCESMQELLKKVDAVSVCVPTEKHFEVVKVCLEQGVNVLVEKPVVANLKEGEELLKIHSKSELILGVGHIERFNPIIREATKLLDNPRYVEIKRHNPASARVTTSSVIDDLMIHDIDIVWNIFFNGRANYEIHPYGDYNFCMVVAVFDKNIVFLSASRLSPRKIRTIYIEGDGFSVEGNFMDQEVYVYKKPSKYSVEDDKYIQENVIEKVLINKIEPLKEELKQFVTSVKTGKPFPVTLEQALLNLKIVEVIKNKLQTSNSRC
- a CDS encoding nucleotide sugar dehydrogenase, producing the protein MKDKIAVVGLGAAGLPLAAVIASNNIDVIGVDIDAKKCELINSGVNPLPEEPGLHDLIKEYGGGKLKASTNYTDAASCNVYIIIVPLFIDENHMPDYKHLQKAVKNISEVLKRGDIVVVETTVPPYTTETLIKKWLEEGANLKLGDFYLACSPERIMTGYSLSRLKEFPKVVGGVDSESGLKAYDVYKQFIPKIKLVSSARVAEFIKIIEGCYRDVNIALANELFKIASILEVDFNEAREYANHAYCNIHLPSTGVGGHCIPYYPWFLIKEVERRGFYNYSNLLKTARVINDEMVYYWVNVILENCLKINKPLNQVKICIKGITFRKGIKSTHYSRNMKIAEILKDKGFNVYVFDEMLSKKEIESLGFNQLQPDLADLVFDSFKLEIKINARA